One window of Parambassis ranga chromosome 3, fParRan2.1, whole genome shotgun sequence genomic DNA carries:
- the cyp1a gene encoding cytochrome P450 1A1 encodes MALMILPLIGSLSVSEGLVAVSTVCLVYLFLKSFQSKIPEGLRRLPGPKPLPIIGNVLEVGRRPYLSLTAMSKRYGNVFQIQIGMRPVVVLSGNETVRQALIKQGEEFSGRPDLYSFQFINDGKSLAFSTDQAGVWRARRKLAYSALRSFATLEGTTPEYTCVLEEHICKEAEYLIKQLNTVMKTEGSFDPFRYIVVSVANVICGMCFGRRYDHNHQELLSLVNLSDEFGQVVGSGNPADFIPALRFLPSKTMNKFVSINARFNKFVQKIVSEHYASYDKDNIRDITDSLIDHCEDRKLDENANVQMSDEKIVGIVNDLFGAGFDTISTALSWSVMYLVAYPEMQEKLYEEIRNNVGLDRTPLLCDKSKLPLLEAFILETLRHSSFLPFTIPHCTTKDTSLNGYFIPKDTCVFINQWQINHDPELWKDPSSFNPDRFLSSDGTEINKLEGEKVMMFGMGKRRCIGEVIARHEVFLFLAIIIQNLQFHTMPGEPLDMTPEYGLTMKHKRCQLRATIRARCEQQ; translated from the exons atggCATTGATGATATTGCCATTGATTGgatcactgtctgtgtctgagggATTGGTGGCTGTGTCCACAGTCTGCCTCGTGTATCTATTCCTCAAGTCTTTCCAGAGTAAGATTCCTGAGGGGCTCCGGCGACTCCCTGGGCCAAAGCCACTGCCTATAATTGGGAATGTGCTAGAGGTGGGCAGAAGACCTTACCTGAGTCTCACTGCCATGAGCAAGCGCTACGGCAATGTCTTCCAGATCCAGATTGGCATGCGACCTGTGGTCGTCCTGAGTGGTAATGAGACAGTCAGACAGGCTCTCATCAAACAAGGGGAGGAATTTTCAGGCAGACCTGATCTGTACAGCTTCCAGTTCATCAATGATGGAAAGAGTCTCGCCTTCAGTACAGACCAAGCCGGTGTTTGGCGGGCTCGCAGAAAGCTGGCCTACAGTGCTCTCCGCTCTTTCGCCACCCTGGAGGGGACCACTCCTGAGTACACCTGTGTGCTGGAGGAGCACATCTGCAAAGAGGCTGAATATCTGATCAAACAGCTCAACACCGTCATGAAGACTGAAGGCAGCTTTGACCCCTTCCGCTATATTGTCGTCTCTGTTGCCAATGTAATCTGTGGCATGTGCTTTGGCCGACGCTACGACCACAACCACCAGGAGCTGCTCAGCTTGGTGAACCTCAGTGATGAGTTTGGCCAGGTGGTGGGCAGTGGCAACCCAGCAGACTTCATCCCCGCTCTTCGCTTCTTGCCCAGCAAAACAATGAACAAATTTGTTAGCATCAATGCCCGTTTCAACAAGTTTGTTCAGAAGATTGTCAGCGAGCATTATGCATCCTATGACAAG GACAACATCCGTGACATCACAGACTCCCTCATTGATCACTGTGAAGACAGGAAGCTCGACGAGAATGCTAATGTTCAGATGTCCGATGAGAAGATTGTAGGGATTGTCAATGACCTGTTTGGAGCTG GATTTGATACCATCTCAACTGCCCTGTCATGGTCAGTGATGTACCTAGTGGCTTACCCTGAGATGCAGGAAAAACTTTATGAAGAAATAA gGAATAATGTAGGTCTGGATCGCACTCCTCTACTCTGTGACAAGAGCAAGTTACCGCTTCTGGAAGCCTTCATCCTGGAAACCTTACGCCATTCTTCATTCTTGCCCTTCACAATCCCACACTG CACCACAAAAGACACATCACTGAACGGTTACTTCATTCCCAAAGATACCTGTGTCTTTATCAATCAGTGGCAGATCAACCATGATCC TGAGTTGTGGAAGGATCCATCTTCCTTCAATCCAGACCGTTTCCTTAGCTCTGATGGCACTGAAATCAACAAGTTAGAGGGAGAGAAGGTTATGATGTTTGGCATGGGAAAACGGCGCTGCATTGGTGAGGTTATCGCACGACACGAAGTCTTCCTTTTCCTGGCAATCATCATCCAGAATCTTCAGTTCCACACAATGCCTGGAGAGCCACTGGACATGACCCCGGAGTATGGTCTCACAATGAAGCACAAACGCTGCCAGCTGAGAGCCACAATTCGAGCAAGGTGTGAGCAGCAGTAA